The following coding sequences lie in one Miscanthus floridulus cultivar M001 chromosome 9, ASM1932011v1, whole genome shotgun sequence genomic window:
- the LOC136481195 gene encoding NDR1/HIN1-like protein 1, with protein MGKDCGNHADDDFRQSCRRLLLILLTLALLAGVIALIIYLVLRPTHPRFYLQDASLRQLDLTNGSAPLLSTTAQVTLASRNPNARVGVYYDRLDVSASYKYQQVTLNSRLQPAPLYQGHGDVDVWSPVLAGPGVPFAPFLADALRKDIAAGYLVLQVRIDGRVRWKVGSWVSGHYHIFVTCPAYFISAGAGSGYGGAVGAHGLRFQTATYCRVEV; from the coding sequence ATGGGCAAGgactgcggcaaccacgcggacGACGACTTCCGCCAGTCCTGCCGCCGCCTGCTCCTGATCCTCCTCACCCTCGCCCTCCTCGCCGGCGTGATCGCGCTCATCATCTACCTCGTCCTGCGCCCCACCCACCCGCGCTTCTACCTGCAGGACGCCTCGCTCCGGCAGCTCGACCTGACCAACGGGTCCGCCCCGCTCCTCTCCACGACGGCGCAGGTGACGCTCGCCTCCCGCAACCCCAACGCGCGCGTCGGCGTCTACTACGACCGCCTCGACGTGTCCGCGTCCTACAAGTACCAGCAGGTCACGCTCAACTCCAGGCTGCAGCCGGCGCCGCTGTACCAGGGCCACGGCGACGTCGACGTCTGGTCGCCGGTCCTGGCGGGGCCCGGCGTCCCCTTCGCGCCGTTCCTCGCGGATGCGCTGAGGAAGGACATCGCCGCCGGGTACCTTGTGTTGCAGGTCAGGATCGATGGACGGGTCAGGTGGAAGGTCGGGAGCTGGGTGTCGGGGCACTACCACATCTTTGTTACCTGCCCGGCGTACTTCAtcagcgccggcgccggcagcGGATACGGCGGCGCGGTGGGCGCCCACGGGCTCAGGTTCCAGACCGCCACGTACTGCCGCGTCGAGGTCTAA
- the LOC136483281 gene encoding NDR1/HIN1-like protein 10, with protein MQPSSSSSSGAHPPDHPNSKPPAGAPPAPAMGYPANPAPNGNPIPAAYYAAAPPAAATAIGTAAPAAFGVAYPYPAPPHHHPPPPPHHHYPYPQPPPPPHHHHHYAYPPPPPTCLRRLLAAVVGAFLLLGAATFIVWLLLRPRAPAFSLTSLALSRVVYSRANSSLSASFDAALLAANPNAKLSVAYFSPLASVSFAPSSPLAVASLAPFGQAPGNTTTLAFRLVVDDAYVGPDDAAALKTGDGGAVDVQVRLMAVAVFDRGGWRTRRRVMRVTCDGVKVVFRGKNSTEAAFNGPPRRCDVVL; from the coding sequence ATGcagccctcctcctcgtcctcctccggcgCGCACCCGCCCGACCACCCCAACTCCAAGCCCCCGGCCGGCGCCCCACCGGCGCCCGCCATGGGGTACCCCGCCAACCCCGCTCCCAACGGGAACCCCATCCCCGCCGCCTACtacgccgccgcgccgcccgccgccgccaccgccatcggcACCGCTGCTCCGGCGGCCTTCGGCGTCGCGTACCCCTACCCCGCCCCGCCTCACCACCACCCGCCGCCTCCTCCGCACCACCACTACCCGTACCCCcaacctcctcctccgccgcaccaccaccaccactacgcGTACCCGCCGCCTCCTCCCACCTGCCTGCGCCGGCTCCTGGCGGCCGTCGTGGGCGCGTTCCTCCTCCTCGGCGCCGCCACCTTCATCgtgtggctcctcctccgcccGCGCGCGCCGGCCTTCTCGCTCACCTCCCTCGCGCTCTCCCGCGTCGTCTACTCCCGCGCCAactcctccctctcggcctccttCGACGCGGCCCTCCTCGCCGCGAACCCCAACGCCAAGCTCTCCGTCGCCTACTTCTCGCCGCTCGCGTCCGTCTCCTTCGCGCCCTCCTCCCCGCTCGCCGTCGCCTCTCTGGCCCCCTTCGGCCAGGCGCCCGGCAACACCACCACGCTCGCCTTCCGCCTCGTCGTCGACGACGCCTACGTCGGGCCCGACGACGCCGCCGCGCTCAAGACCGGCGACGGGGGCGCCGTCGACGTCCAGGTCAGGCTCATGGCCGTGGCTGTCTTCGACAGAGGGGGCTGGCGCACACGACGGAGGGTCATGAGGGTCACGTGTGATGGCGTCAAGGTGGTTTTCCGCGGGAAGAATTCCACTGAGGCAGCCTTCAATGGGCCGCCGAGAAGGTGTGATGTCGTGTTGTGA
- the LOC136483280 gene encoding uncharacterized protein gives MFLGAVNTEGEIKRKEYIAEKLISVIESVGPKNVVQVITENAANCKGASLIIEQKYDHIFWTPCVVHTLNLALKNICDAKDNDAENAGLMWIKDTVEAVFMIKNYIMNHGMRLSMFNEFSKLKFLAIADTRFASHIIMLKRFLVLKESLVLMVVGDKWSTYREDDVDKARSVKDKLLDDFWWDNVKYIVDFTEPIYSMLRAADTDKPCLHLIYEMWDSMIEKVKDRIYRHERKQPDEESGFYDTIYAILYDRWLKSNTPLHCLAHSLNPRYYSQQWLSEVPNRVAPHEDIEVSDMRNKCFRKMFPNPEDLRTIKRQFADFSLFGGCFADRESIEDRAFFKPKQWWGLHGQRTQELKSLALKLLGQPASSSSCERNWSTYGFIDSVTRNRLTPPRAEDLVFVHSNMHLLSRKSDDYMKGPTQMWDVGADNHETFHGAGILEHADLSLDEPEFERILFEDEEGVSGTEMQ, from the exons ATGTTTTTGGGAGCTGTTAACACTGAAGGAGAGATTAAGAGAAAGGAATACATTGCTGAGAAGTTGATCTCTGTGATTGAAAGTGTTGGACCAAAGAATGTGGTCCAAGTGATTACAGAGAATGCAGCAAACTGCAAGGGTGCCAGTCTGATAATTGAACAGAAGTATGACCACATCTTTTGGACTCCATGTGTTGTCCACACTCTGAATTTGGCACTGAAGAATATTTGTGATGCAAAGGACAATGATGCTGAAAATGCTGGGCTCATGTGGATTAAGGATACTGTGGAGGCTGTGTTCATGATCAAGAACTACATCATGAACCACGGTATGCGCCTATCAATGTTTAATGAGTTTAGTAAACTCAAATTTCTTGCTATTGCCGATACAAGATTTGCATCACATATTATTATGTTGAAGAGGTTCCTTGTTCTCAAAGAGTCTCTTGTGTTAATGGTTGTTGGTGACAAGTGGTCAACATATAGGGAAGATGATGTAGACAAAGCAAGATCTGTAAAAGATAAGTTGCTTGATGATTTTTGGTGGGACAATGTTAAATACATTGTTGATTTCACTGAGCCTATTTATTCAATGCTAAGGGCAGCAGACACAGATAAGCCATGTCTCCATCTGATTTATGAGATGTGGGACAGCATGATTGAGAAAGTGAAAGATCGCATTTATCGCCATGAGAGAAAGCAACCTGATGAAGAATCTGGCTTTTATGACACTATTTATGCCATTTTGTATGATCGTTGGCTTAAAAGCAATACTCCTCTCCATTGTTTGGCTCATTCTCTCAACCCTAG GTACTATTCTCAACAGTGGCTTTCTGAAGTTCCTAACCGTGTAGCCCCCCATGAAGATATTGAGGTCTCTGACATGAGGAACAAGTGCTTTAGAAAAATGTTTCCCAATCCAGAGGATCTTAGGACAATCAAACGGCaatttgctgatttttctctattTGGAGGTTGCTTTGCGGACCGTGAGTCAATTGAAGATCGAGCTTTTTTCAAACCAAAGCAATGGTGGGGCCTCCATGGTCAAAGGACCCAAGAATTGAAATCATTAGCACTGAAGTTACTTGGGCAGCCGGCATCTTCTTCTTCATGTGAAAGGAACTGGAGTACATATGGATTCATTGATAGCGTAACCAGGAATAGGCTTACTCCTCCACGTGCTGAGGATTTAGTGTTTGTCCATAGCAACATGCATCTGTTGTCAAGGAAATCTGATGATTATATGAAGGGGCCAACTCAGATGTGGGATGTTGGGGCAGACAATCATGAGACCTTTCATGGTGCTGGCATTCTTGAACATGCTGATCTCTCACTGGATGAGCCAGAATTTGAACGGATATTATTTGAAGATGAAGAAGGCGTATCTGGCACTGAGATGCAGTAG